DNA sequence from the Sphingomonas taxi genome:
TCACCGCGGTCGGCATCATGCCGGGCGTCGTCGCCGGATCGGGCGTCGCGCCGGAGCTGGTGGTGCTGGCGATCGGCGCGGGCTCGGTGTTCTTCAGCCACGTCAACGATCCCGGCTTCTGGCTGGTGAAAAGCTATGTCGGCACCAGCACCGCGGACACGTTCAGGACCTGGTCGCTGCTCGAGACGACGATTTCGGTGGTCGGGCTCGCGCTGGTGGTCGCACTCAGTTATGTCGTCTGACACGTGCGGGGGAAGACAGCCATGAGCGAAGTCCGGCTGGTCGATCGCGCGTACACCGCGATCGTCGCCATCATCAACGACGAGCGGCTCGCGATCGGCGACCGCCTGCCCTCCGAATCGCGGCTCGCCGCCTCGTTCGGCGTGTCGCGGACGATCGTCCGCGAGGCGCTGGCGCGGCTCGCCTCGGACGGGATCACCGCGGCGCGGCGCGGCGCCGGCTCCTACGTACAGCGGCGGCCGTCGGAGCGGCTCAGCACGCACATGCCGATGGATGCGCTCGCGAAGACGCTCGGCACCTACGAGGTCCGCTTCGTGCTCGAATCGGAGGCGGCGAGGCTCGCGGCGCAGCGCCGCTCGCCGCAGCAGCTCGACGAGATCGAACGCACGCTGGCGGCGTTGCGCAGCGCCCTGCTGTCGAACGCGCCGGCGCATGACGAGGACTGGCTGCTCCACCGCGCGATCGTCGAGGCGACGGGCAATTCCGCCTTCGTGCCGGTGTTCGACCATCTGCAGGACGAGGTGATGCGCATCCTGCGCGCCGGCGTCGACATCTCGCGCTCGCGACCGCCCGAGGTGATCGGCGCGATGATGGCGGAGCATGACGCGATCGTCGATGCGATCCGCACCCGCGATGCCGACGGCGCCGCGCTGGCGATGCGCTGGCATCTGTCGCAGGGGCGCAAGCGGCTGATGCCGTGAGGCAGGCCGGGTTCCCTCAGTCGCCGAGCGTTTCCCTATCCTCGCCGTTCGCCTTCAGCCGGTATAGGGGCCTGAGTCTCACCTGCCCTTCGACAGGCTCAGGGCGAACGGTGGGATATGTGGTGGTCTGCACCTGCGAGCGGAGGGCGCCGGTTGCCGATCCACGCCAGCGCTTCCGCGGTCAGCACCTCCACCCGCCGGGCGGCGTCGAGCGTCACCGAGGGCTCGTCGGGCACAGGCTGCTCACGTATGGCGAGTTGGTCGTCGAGCGTTTCCCTACCCGCGCCGTTCGCCCTGAGCCTGTCGAAGGGCCTGAGACTCTCCGCCGCCTGCGGCGTCGCCCAGGACAGGCTTCGACGGGCTCAGGGCGAACGGTGGGATATCCGGTGGTCCGAACCTGCGACCGCGGGTTGCCGGTCGCCGATCCACGCCAGCGCCTCCGCGGTCAGCACCTCCACCGGCCGGGCGGCGTCGAGCGTCACCGCAGGTTCGTCCGCCGCCGGGCGTTCGAGCGTGGCGAGCTGGCTGCCGAGCAGGCTGGGCGGCATATAATGGCCCGAGCGCGTCTCCATCCGGCGGGCGATCTCGGCCGCGCCGGTGTCGAGCAGCACGAACAGCAGCGGCACCGCCGAGGCGGCGGACAGCCGCTCGCGATAGCTGCGCTTGAGCGCCGAACAGGCGGCGACCGCGACGTGGCCGGGCGCCGCCAGCGCCGCCTCGCCGAGCGCCGTGCCGAGCCGGTCGAGCCACGGCCAGCGATCCTCGTCGGTGAGCGGATGCCCCGCCTGCATCTTGGCGACATTGGCCCGCGAGTGGAACGCGTCGCCCTCCAGCACCGGACAGGCGAGCGCCTCGCCGAGCCGCGTCGACAGCGTCGACTTGCCGCTGCCGCTCACGCCCATGACGACGACGGCATATGCGCGATCGGTCCCTGCTTGTCCCTGCACGCGCTACCCTTGCGTTCGAGGCCGGCCGAGCTGCCGGCGTGACGATAACGCCGCTATCCCGCGTCCGTGCCCGGCTGACCATTACGACCTTTGTCGCAATCGTCGCGTCGCGCGCGCGATCCTACTCCCGTTCGATAGCCGGATGCTCCACGACTTCTTCAAGGATAACGCCGTGATGACAGCCAAATCCCGCGCGGCACGCCGCCTCCGCCCCCTCGCGGCGTTGCTGCTCGCCGGCGCCGCGACGCCGTCGCTCGCCGCGACGCCGTCGGTCTCCACCTTCGCGACCGCACCAGCCGACCCGCGTGCGGTGACGGTCGCAGGCAAGGGCGACGGTACGGCCGACGACAGCGCCGCGATCCAGCGCGCGATCGATTCGGTCGCGGCGCAGGGCGGCGGCGGGCTCGTTTTCCTGCCGACCGGGCGCTACCGCATCACCCGCACGTTGTTCATGCGGCCCGGCGTGCGGCTGTTCGGGGTCGGCAAGCGCCGCCCCGTCATCCTCCTCGCGCCGCAGACGCCTGGTTTCCAGCGCGGCGTCGGCAGCATGGTGTTCTTCACCGGCACGCTGCCCGTCCGCCCCGGCGAGCCGCCGCGCCCGCCGGTGCCGGTGCCGCCGCCGACCAGCGTGCCGTTCGATCCGGGCATAGCCGACGCCAATTCGGGCACCTTCTATTCGGCGATGGCCAACGTCGATTTCGAGATCGGCGACGGCAATCCGGCGGCGACCGCGGTGCGCTTCCACGCCGCCCAGCACGCCTATCTCAGCCATATCGACTTCCATCTCGGCTCGGGCCTCGCCGGCATCTATCAGGTCGGCAACATCGGCCAGGATCTGCGCTTCTTCGGCGGCCGCTACGGCATTCTGACCGAGAAGCCCTCGCCGGCGTGGCAATATACGCTGCTCGACGCGACCTTCGAGGGCCAGCGGGACGCCGCGATCCGCGAGCATGAGGCGGGGCTGACCCTGGTCAACACCGTGTTCCGCAACGTGCCCGTCGGCATCGAGATCGATCGCGGCTATGGCGACTGGCTGTGGGGCAAGCAGGTCCGGTTCGAGAATGTCTCGCAGGCCGGCGTCGTGATCAGCAACGAAGGCAATGCCTATACGCAGATCGGCTTCGAGGATGCGACCGCGATCGGCACGCCGGTGTTCGCGCGCTTCCGCGACAGCGGCAGGACGGTGGCGGGATCGGGTGCCCGCTATCGCGTCCGCGCCTTCAACTACGGGCTCACCGTACCGGCGCTCGGCGCGACGGGCAGCTTCGCGACCCGGATGGACGCCGCCCCCCTCGCGCGCGATCCGAAACGCCCCGCCCCGGCGATCCGCGCGCTGCCGCCGGTCGCGGCCTGGACCAACGTGCGCGACCTCGGCGTCACCGGCGACGGCAGCACCGACGATACCGCGGCGCTGCAACGCGCGATCGCCAGCCGGCGCGTGCTCTATTTCCCCGCCGGCTTCTACCGGGTCAGCGACACGCTGACGCTGCGCGCCGACAGCGTGCTGATCGGCCTCCACCCCAGCCTGACCCAGATCGTCCTCGCCGACGACAGCCCCGCCTTCCGCGGCGTCGGCAGCCCGCGCGCGCTGCTCGCCAGCGCCAAGGGTGGCGACGCGATCGTCTCCGGCCTCGGCCTCGCCACCGGCGGCCGCAATCCGCGCGCCACCGCCTTGCTGTGGCGCGCCGGCGAGCGGTCGCTGGTCGACGACGTCAAATTCCAGGGCGGTCACGGCACCTTCCGCGCCGACGGCAGCCGCTTCGATCCCTACAATGCCGATCACAGCGGCGATGCCGATCCCAAGCAGCGCTGGGACGGCCAATATGCCAGCCTGTGGGTGACCGACGGCGGCGGCGGCACGTTCAACGGCCTGTGGACGCCGAGCACCTATGCCGCCGCCGGGCTGGTCGTCTCCGACACCGACACGCCGGGCCACGTCTACCAGATGTCCGCCGAGCATCACCGCCGCGCCGAGATCGTGCTCGACGGGGTGCGCAACTGGGAGTTCCTCGCGCCGCAGACCGAGGAGGAGGCGGGCGAGAGCCGCGACACGGTGGCGTTCGAGATCCGCAACTCGCGCGACATCCTGTTCGCCAATCTCCACGCCTATCGCGTCACCCGCTCGCTACAGGGCGCGCCGGCGGCGATCACGCTGACCGGCTCGACCGGCATCCGCTTCCGCAACGTGCACGTGAATGCCGAAAGCGGCTTTTCGACCTGCGACGCCGCCGGCTGCGGCACCTATCTGCGCGCGAGCAAATATCCGTATGAAAACGCGATCCGCGACATCACGCGCGGCGCCGAGGTCCGCGAGCGCGAATTCGCGGTGCTCGACGTCACCGACGCGCCCGTCGTCGCCCCCTCCACCGCGATCCCGTTGACGCGGGTCGCGGGCGGCTTTCACGCGCTCGGCGGCGGCGCGGTCGACCGGGCCGGCAAGCTCTATTTCGTCGACCGGCCGATGCAACGCATCCACGGCTGGAGCGCCGGCGAGGGCCTGTCGGTGGTGTCCGACGCGCCGCTCGACGCGGTCAATCTCGCAGTCGACGGATCGGACCGGCTGATGGTGCTGTCCTCCGCCGGAGCCGCCGCGACCGTCTACAGCCTCGATCCCCGGCGCCCCGCCGCGGTCGACGTGCTGGCCGCCCGTCCAGCCGCAGCCCACCCGCGGATCGTCCTGCCGGGCAGCCTGTGGAACAACGGCGAGTTCCGCGACCAATATGATCCGGCGACCGACCGCTTCACCACGCTCGCCGAGATGTTCGCGCGCGACATGGCGATCGCCAAACCCCGCGAATACGTCTCGCCCGACGGCAGCCTCGCCCTCCCCGCCTTCCGCGTCTGGCAGCAGGGGCCGGCGGATCACCGCGGCTGGCGCTTCTCGGATACGCTCGACACCTATGGCCTGATCACCGCGAGGCCGGGCACGCGCGTCTATCTCGCCAATGGTTCGGAGGATCGCACCTACAGCGGTCTGGTCGGTGCCGGCGGTACGGTGACCGATCTCAAGCCGTTCGCGGCGCGCGGCGGCGAGAGCGTCGTCGCCGGTCCCGACGGGCGCGTCTACGTCGCCAACGGGCAGGTGTTCGTCTATGCCGCCGACGGCAGCGAGCAGGGCCGCATCGACGTGCCCGACCGGCCGCTGCAATTGCTGTTCGGCGGCGCCGACGGTCGCACGCTGTTCATCCTGACCCACCACGCGCTCTACACGGCACGCCCCTGACGTCCTGCCGAAGCGGTACGAATCGACTTTGGTCGTAGATGCCGCGGCGCCCGTCTTTGGCTAGAATGATCGCGGTATCAGGGAATCAGACCGGTGGAGCCCGGCGCGGACCCTGCGGAAAAAGGGGATGGATGATGAAGATGGTCACGCGCGATCGGCGACGGCTTGCAGGCATTTCAGGTAACGTTACCAGCGTCGCGGCACTTGCGGTGATGCTAGTGTCGGTGCCGGCCTTCGCGCGGCCGCTGCCGCAGCAGGACCAGTCGGCGGTGCCCGATTCGACCCGTTCGGCCGACCCCGCCGCGCCCGATCAGCTGACCAAGCCGACCACCACCACCGACGGCACCGCCGACGCGCCGCAGGCCGAGGCGCCGGCGAGCGACATCGTCGTGACCGGCACGCGCATCACCGCCAACGGCTTCAACGCGCCGACCCCGACGACGGTGATCGGCGAACAGCAGATCCAGCAGAATGCCCAGGCGAACATCTTCAACACCGTCGTGCAATTGCCCTCGCTGCAAGGATCGACCGGTGCGACGACGGGCACGTTCAGCACGTCGAGCGGCCAGCAGGGGCTGAGCTCGCTGTCGCTGCGCGGCCTCGGCACGATCCGCACCCTGACGCTGCTCGACGGACAGCGCGTCATCGGCGCCAACGTCACCGGCGTTACCGACATCAGCCAGTTCCCGCAATTGCTCATCAAGCGCGTCGACATCGTCACCGGCGGCGCCTCCGCCTCCTACGGATCGGATGCGGTCGGCGGCGTCGTCAACTTCATCACCGATACCCGCTTCACCGGCGTCAAGGGCAACCTTCAGACCGGCGTCACCACGTATGGCGACGACGGTCAGGTGCTGGCGCAGCTCGCGGTCGGCAAGGCGTTCGCGGGCGACAAGCTGCACGTCATCCTCAGTGGCGAATATGCCAAGGATCAGGGCGTCGGCCCCGGCAATTTCGGCGAGGATCTCGCCGGCAGCCGCGACTGGTATCGCGCCTCGACGCTGGTCGACACCGGCAACCGCGCCGGCGGCACGCCGCAATTCCTCTACCGCGACCATGCCCAGGCCTATCAATATACGAAATATGGCCTGATCAGCAGCGGCCCGCTGCAAGGCACCGCATTCGACTTCAACGGCAACCCCTTCCCGTTCCAGTACGGATCGAACGGCGTGCCGTCGAAGACCGCGGGCGGCAACGTCATCGGCTGCTACGTCGGCTTCTGCGTCGGCGGCGATCAGTCGGGCCATGTCGGATCGGGCACGTCGCTGCAATCGGCGCTCGAGCGGATCAACGGCTATACCCGCGTCGGCTACGACATCGCGCCGGACACGGAGCTGTACGTCACCGCCAATATCGCGCAGGTCAAGACCAGCAACCAGCCCAACCCCGGTGCCTCGAAGACCGGCCTGACCATCCAGTGTTCGAACCCCTATCTGCCCGCATCGGTCAGCGCCGCCTGCGCCGCCAACGGCATCACCACCTTCGGCTACGGCCTCAGCAACGCGATCCTGCCGAACATCAAGGTCAATACCGATCGCCGCCAGTATCGCTTCGTCGGCGGCCTGAAGGGCAAGGCCGATGTGCTCGGGTCCAACTGGACCTATGACATCTATTACGAACACGGCATCAACATCACCGACATCAACGTCGACAACATCAGCCTGAACGGCCGGTACAATCAGGCGATCAACGCGACGACGCTCAACGGCCAGATCGTCTGCGCCAATGCGACCGCGCGTGCCAACGGCTGCCAGCCGATCAACATCTTCGGCGGCGCGGCGCCATCCGCCGCGGCGCTCGCTTATGTCGTGCCCGAGAACGGCCCGTTCCAGCATACCCGCCAGACGCAGGATGCCGCCGCGGCCAGCATCTCGGGCACGCCGATCGATTTGTGGGCGGGTCCGCTCGCGATCGCGATGGGCGTCGAATACCGGCGCGAGGCCTATCGCGTGAACGCCGATCCGTACGGCGCCGGGGTATCGGCGATCAGCCCCAATTCGGCCGACTATCCGGCCGATCCGATCCTCAACTCGACGATCGGCAGCAACTGGTACGCCGGGAACTACAAGAACGGTTCGGGCAAATATCACGTCTACGAGAGCTTCCTCGAACTCAACCTGCCGATCCTCGACTCGGCGGCGCTGGGCAAGGCCAGCATCAACGGCGCGGGCCGCGCGACCAAATATTCGACCTCGGGCGTCATCTACGCCTGGAAGGTCGGCGGCACCTGGGAAACGCCGCTCGATGGCCTGCGCCTGCGCGCCGTCACGTCGCGCGACGTACGTGCGCCGAACCTGTCCGAGCTGTTCGCCGCACCGACCACGACCACCGTCCCCAACTTCACCGATCCGCGCACGACGGCGGCCAATCCCAACGGGCGCCAGCTGCTCATCATCCAGAACACGATCGGCAATCCCAATCTGCGCCCCGAGACCGCGCGCAGCACCGAAGCCGGCATCGTCTATGCGCGCCCGTCCTGGCTGCCGGGGCTCAGCCTGTCGTTCGACTATTACAAGATCAAGGTCAGCGACGTCGTCTCCAGCCTGTCGGCGCAGCAGATCGTCAATCTGTGCTATATCTCGAACCTGCCGGACACCTGCGGCGCATTCAATCTCGACATCGCGCCCGGCAGCAACCAGACCGCGTTCGTCAACGTCCAGTCGTTCAACCTCGCCTCGATCAAAACCGAGGGCTTCGACATCGAGGCGAGCTACCAGTGGCGCAATCCGCTGGGCCTCGGCGGTAATTTCACGCTGCGCGGCCTCGGCACCCACGTCATCAACTTCATCACCGATCCCGGTCTGCCCGGTACCATCCCGGTCGACAGCGCCGGCGCCAATTCGGGCGCGACGCCGAGCTGGAAGTGGCTGGCGATCCAAAGCTACGACAATGACCAGTTCAGCCTGCTGCTGCAGGAGCGCTGGTTCAGCGACGGCGTGTTCGGCAATCAATATGTCGTCTGCTCAACCGCCTGCCCGGTCTCGACCGCCAACAATCCGACGATCGACTATAACAAGATGAAGGGCGCCTTCTACTTCGACATCGGCGGCTCGCTCAACGTCACCAAGCAGGTCAGCATGTTCTTCAAGGTCGACAATCTGTTCGATCACGATCCCGAGGCCTCGCCGCAGACCAACACCGGCCTCGACGTCAATCCGGCGCTGTATGACACGCTGGGCCGCTTCTACCGTCTGGGTGTCCGCGCGCGGTTCTGACCTGGACTAAGCCTTTAAAGGCGTCCCCCACCTCCCCCGTCATGACGGACATGATCCGGCATGACGGGGCGTTTTTGAACGCCAGCGCCCTGCGGCCAGAGGAACGACGCGACGCCCGAGCCATTGAGGGGGAATGACACCCCCCATTCCCGCTACCGGCGTCACCGTCTGGCACGACGGCAATTGTCCGTTATGCCGGCGGGAGATCGCGATGATGCGCCGGCTCGACCGTCGCGGCGCGATCACCTTCGTCGATGCGGCCGACATCGACAGCATCTGCCCGATCGACCGCGGCGCGCTGCTCGACCGGTTCCACGCCAGCGAGAACGGCACATTGCTGTCCGGCGCAGCCGCTTTCGCCGCAATGTGGCGTGCGATCCCGCTGCTGCGCCCGCTTGGCCTGCTCGCCCGCCGGCCGCTGGCGTTGCGGGTCATGGAACGGGGGTATCGCCGCTTCATGCGTCTCCGCCCCCGGCTCCAGCGCCTGCTCCGGTGATCCGACGGGCGCCGTCAGGCGCCCATCGCATATTGCCGGCAATGGTTGAGATAGCCCGCCTCGTGCAGCCCGGAGAGCGCAACGACGCTCTCCCATAACCAGCCCGGCGCGTCGATCGCGCCGCGCCGGTCGGCATCGAGCACCCGCGTCCAATCGGCGCGCTCGTCCCGGCTGAGCTGCCGAGCATGCGCCTTGCCGACGACGAAGGCGAGATAATGCGCCGCCTTCACCGCCTGGCCGGCGCTGAACTGCTCGACCTCGAGCTTCAGATCCTGCGGCGAGAGTTCGCGGACGAACAGCGACCGGTCGAGCATCCGCGCCGCGACCATCCGGCTGCCGAGATGCGGCGACAGCGCACGTGCCGCGGTCACCACCCGCACCGCCTGATCGGCCGGCATCGTCGCGCCCCGCGCCGCCGGTGCGATCGGCGCGGTCGCCTCCTTGAGGTCGATCAGCGCATAATCCGACCGGCCCTTGGCGTTCTTCAATCCGGCAATCGCCGCGAAGCGCAACAGCCCGAGCGAGCTGCACCCCTTCATCCAATAGGCCGCATCGACCAGCCGCACCGCGCGATCGCGATCCTTGTCGTCGAGCGCGAGGACCAGAGCGGTGACGTCGGGCTCGGCAAGCACCGTCGCGAGCGCGCCGCGCTCCTCGCCGTCGAGCGGCCAGAATTTGTCGCCGAGCGGGATCGTCGGCTCGGCGGTGCGCAACCGCTCCTTGGCGAGGTGCCGCCAGCGCCGGCCGAGCGCGCGCCGTCTGACGCTGCGCACCACCTCGGGCTCGGGGCCGCTGTCGTCGCCGCCGGGATCGCGCATCGCCCGCGCATAGCCGGTCACCATCTCCTCGATCATATGCGCGGTCGTGACGCCGGGCAGGTCGGAGCCGCGCGCCGCGGTCGCCAGCGAGAGGCCGAGGCGGATGAGGTCGTGCGCGGGATTGCCGATCACCGCCTGGTCGAGGTCGCGGATCTGGATCGCGATCCGTCCGTCGCCGTCGTTGATCGGCCCGAGGTTGCCGAGGTGGCAATCGCCGCAGATCCAGATCGCCGGTCCTTCGGGCACGTGCCGCGATGCCCGCGACTCCGCCAGCCATTCGTAGAATTTGACCGTGTTACCCCGGACATAGGCATGGGTCGAACGCGCCATCTTCAACTTGCGCTTGGCTTCGAGAATGGCGCCGCGTTCGGCGGGACGGGGTGTCGGCATCGATGTCCTTCGGATCAGCAATACTATGTAACGCGCGCTGACCCGCATGGGTTACATCGGACCGGCGAATTTCAGGCGGTCGGGTTACCGGCGCCGAGCGGTGACGCCGCATAATCGGCCAGCAACGCGGCGGCATCGTCGTAGATCGCCACCGCACCGGCGCGCGTCAGCACCGCATCGGGGAAGCCGCCGGAGCGCACCGCGACCGCGGCCATGCCGCATTTCGCCGCCGCCTCGATGTCATAGGGGGTGTCGCCGACGACGATCACCTCGTCGGGAGCCAGCCCGTCGAGCTTGGCGAGCGCGGTGGCGAAGATGTCCGGCGCCGGCTTGGTCTGTTCGACGTCGTCGCCGCTGGTCGCCTCGCCGACCAACGCGCGGGCATCGAGGAGCCCGAGATAATGGTCGAGCTCTTCGCCCGACGCGGATGAGGCGAGCACGACCTGCTGGCCGTTGCCATGAGCGTGCGCGAGCAGCGCCCGCGCGTCGGCGAAGGGTTTGGCCCGATCGAGATACTTGGTCTTGAACGCCGCGCCATGGGCGTCGCCGAGCTTCTCGACCGCGTCGTCGTCGAGATCGGGGAGCAGCGTCGGCACCAAATTGTCCGTGCCCTTGCCGATCTGGTCGTGGATCGTCTGCCGGTCGAAGCGGGCGCCGATCCCGGCGAAGGCCTCTTCCCAGGCGAGCACGTGGAAATCGTTGCTGTCGACCAGCGTGCCGTCGATGTCGAACAGAATGGCCTTGATCTGCTTGGGCATGATGCGTCCGATGATTGGGGGGAAATCGGCGGCGCGATCGGCCACCACGTCCCATCGCCAACCAGCGATCGAGCGCTAACG
Encoded proteins:
- a CDS encoding DUF2252 family protein, producing MPTPRPAERGAILEAKRKLKMARSTHAYVRGNTVKFYEWLAESRASRHVPEGPAIWICGDCHLGNLGPINDGDGRIAIQIRDLDQAVIGNPAHDLIRLGLSLATAARGSDLPGVTTAHMIEEMVTGYARAMRDPGGDDSGPEPEVVRSVRRRALGRRWRHLAKERLRTAEPTIPLGDKFWPLDGEERGALATVLAEPDVTALVLALDDKDRDRAVRLVDAAYWMKGCSSLGLLRFAAIAGLKNAKGRSDYALIDLKEATAPIAPAARGATMPADQAVRVVTAARALSPHLGSRMVAARMLDRSLFVRELSPQDLKLEVEQFSAGQAVKAAHYLAFVVGKAHARQLSRDERADWTRVLDADRRGAIDAPGWLWESVVALSGLHEAGYLNHCRQYAMGA
- a CDS encoding gluconokinase, with translation MQGQAGTDRAYAVVVMGVSGSGKSTLSTRLGEALACPVLEGDAFHSRANVAKMQAGHPLTDEDRWPWLDRLGTALGEAALAAPGHVAVAACSALKRSYRERLSAASAVPLLFVLLDTGAAEIARRMETRSGHYMPPSLLGSQLATLERPAADEPAVTLDAARPVEVLTAEALAWIGDRQPAVAGSDHRISHRSP
- a CDS encoding thiol-disulfide oxidoreductase DCC family protein, which produces MTPPIPATGVTVWHDGNCPLCRREIAMMRRLDRRGAITFVDAADIDSICPIDRGALLDRFHASENGTLLSGAAAFAAMWRAIPLLRPLGLLARRPLALRVMERGYRRFMRLRPRLQRLLR
- a CDS encoding glycosyl hydrolase family 28-related protein, whose protein sequence is MTAKSRAARRLRPLAALLLAGAATPSLAATPSVSTFATAPADPRAVTVAGKGDGTADDSAAIQRAIDSVAAQGGGGLVFLPTGRYRITRTLFMRPGVRLFGVGKRRPVILLAPQTPGFQRGVGSMVFFTGTLPVRPGEPPRPPVPVPPPTSVPFDPGIADANSGTFYSAMANVDFEIGDGNPAATAVRFHAAQHAYLSHIDFHLGSGLAGIYQVGNIGQDLRFFGGRYGILTEKPSPAWQYTLLDATFEGQRDAAIREHEAGLTLVNTVFRNVPVGIEIDRGYGDWLWGKQVRFENVSQAGVVISNEGNAYTQIGFEDATAIGTPVFARFRDSGRTVAGSGARYRVRAFNYGLTVPALGATGSFATRMDAAPLARDPKRPAPAIRALPPVAAWTNVRDLGVTGDGSTDDTAALQRAIASRRVLYFPAGFYRVSDTLTLRADSVLIGLHPSLTQIVLADDSPAFRGVGSPRALLASAKGGDAIVSGLGLATGGRNPRATALLWRAGERSLVDDVKFQGGHGTFRADGSRFDPYNADHSGDADPKQRWDGQYASLWVTDGGGGTFNGLWTPSTYAAAGLVVSDTDTPGHVYQMSAEHHRRAEIVLDGVRNWEFLAPQTEEEAGESRDTVAFEIRNSRDILFANLHAYRVTRSLQGAPAAITLTGSTGIRFRNVHVNAESGFSTCDAAGCGTYLRASKYPYENAIRDITRGAEVREREFAVLDVTDAPVVAPSTAIPLTRVAGGFHALGGGAVDRAGKLYFVDRPMQRIHGWSAGEGLSVVSDAPLDAVNLAVDGSDRLMVLSSAGAAATVYSLDPRRPAAVDVLAARPAAAHPRIVLPGSLWNNGEFRDQYDPATDRFTTLAEMFARDMAIAKPREYVSPDGSLALPAFRVWQQGPADHRGWRFSDTLDTYGLITARPGTRVYLANGSEDRTYSGLVGAGGTVTDLKPFAARGGESVVAGPDGRVYVANGQVFVYAADGSEQGRIDVPDRPLQLLFGGADGRTLFILTHHALYTARP
- a CDS encoding HAD family hydrolase; translation: MPKQIKAILFDIDGTLVDSNDFHVLAWEEAFAGIGARFDRQTIHDQIGKGTDNLVPTLLPDLDDDAVEKLGDAHGAAFKTKYLDRAKPFADARALLAHAHGNGQQVVLASSASGEELDHYLGLLDARALVGEATSGDDVEQTKPAPDIFATALAKLDGLAPDEVIVVGDTPYDIEAAAKCGMAAVAVRSGGFPDAVLTRAGAVAIYDDAAALLADYAASPLGAGNPTA
- a CDS encoding FadR/GntR family transcriptional regulator, translating into MSEVRLVDRAYTAIVAIINDERLAIGDRLPSESRLAASFGVSRTIVREALARLASDGITAARRGAGSYVQRRPSERLSTHMPMDALAKTLGTYEVRFVLESEAARLAAQRRSPQQLDEIERTLAALRSALLSNAPAHDEDWLLHRAIVEATGNSAFVPVFDHLQDEVMRILRAGVDISRSRPPEVIGAMMAEHDAIVDAIRTRDADGAALAMRWHLSQGRKRLMP
- a CDS encoding TonB-dependent receptor plug domain-containing protein is translated as MKMVTRDRRRLAGISGNVTSVAALAVMLVSVPAFARPLPQQDQSAVPDSTRSADPAAPDQLTKPTTTTDGTADAPQAEAPASDIVVTGTRITANGFNAPTPTTVIGEQQIQQNAQANIFNTVVQLPSLQGSTGATTGTFSTSSGQQGLSSLSLRGLGTIRTLTLLDGQRVIGANVTGVTDISQFPQLLIKRVDIVTGGASASYGSDAVGGVVNFITDTRFTGVKGNLQTGVTTYGDDGQVLAQLAVGKAFAGDKLHVILSGEYAKDQGVGPGNFGEDLAGSRDWYRASTLVDTGNRAGGTPQFLYRDHAQAYQYTKYGLISSGPLQGTAFDFNGNPFPFQYGSNGVPSKTAGGNVIGCYVGFCVGGDQSGHVGSGTSLQSALERINGYTRVGYDIAPDTELYVTANIAQVKTSNQPNPGASKTGLTIQCSNPYLPASVSAACAANGITTFGYGLSNAILPNIKVNTDRRQYRFVGGLKGKADVLGSNWTYDIYYEHGINITDINVDNISLNGRYNQAINATTLNGQIVCANATARANGCQPINIFGGAAPSAAALAYVVPENGPFQHTRQTQDAAAASISGTPIDLWAGPLAIAMGVEYRREAYRVNADPYGAGVSAISPNSADYPADPILNSTIGSNWYAGNYKNGSGKYHVYESFLELNLPILDSAALGKASINGAGRATKYSTSGVIYAWKVGGTWETPLDGLRLRAVTSRDVRAPNLSELFAAPTTTTVPNFTDPRTTAANPNGRQLLIIQNTIGNPNLRPETARSTEAGIVYARPSWLPGLSLSFDYYKIKVSDVVSSLSAQQIVNLCYISNLPDTCGAFNLDIAPGSNQTAFVNVQSFNLASIKTEGFDIEASYQWRNPLGLGGNFTLRGLGTHVINFITDPGLPGTIPVDSAGANSGATPSWKWLAIQSYDNDQFSLLLQERWFSDGVFGNQYVVCSTACPVSTANNPTIDYNKMKGAFYFDIGGSLNVTKQVSMFFKVDNLFDHDPEASPQTNTGLDVNPALYDTLGRFYRLGVRARF